Proteins encoded by one window of Geobacter sp. DSM 9736:
- a CDS encoding sigma-54 dependent transcriptional regulator produces MSADVKPVLLVDDEPNILTSSRLALRSQGVDAVATLSDSREVLPFLEANSVSAIVMDLFMPNLSGLELLPVVVERFPHIPVIVMTAVGEAQTAVDCMKMGACDYLVKPVDPGQLYSSVRKALEIQSLSNELSSLKECLFDDSLRNPEAFAAIVTRSDKMHKVFQYVEVVANSRQPLLVTGETGVGKELFARAIHTLSGRRGEFVSVNVAGLDDNMFSDALFGHKRGAFTGADQPREGFIARAAGGTLFLDEIGDMKELSQIKLLRLLQENEYYPVGSDVPRKSEARIVCATNRNLQQAISAGEFRNDLYYRLCAHQVRIPPLRERREDIPFLLDHFLAEAAMSFNKRKPTPPPELVTLLSLHPFPGNVRELQALVFDAVARHASGVLSMESFRSALGDERPLTAATPSEEDPLYNLFGHFPTMREMEDHLIREAMKRANGNQGIAASLLGTTRQTLNRRLQSKEES; encoded by the coding sequence ATGTCAGCTGACGTCAAGCCGGTTCTGCTGGTAGACGACGAACCCAATATCCTTACCTCTTCCCGCCTGGCGCTTCGCAGCCAGGGGGTGGATGCCGTGGCCACGCTGAGTGACAGCAGAGAGGTCCTCCCCTTTCTGGAGGCCAACAGCGTTTCTGCAATCGTGATGGACCTGTTCATGCCGAACCTGTCGGGGCTCGAACTGCTGCCGGTTGTTGTGGAGAGGTTTCCTCACATTCCGGTGATCGTGATGACGGCGGTGGGGGAAGCCCAGACCGCCGTTGATTGCATGAAAATGGGGGCGTGCGACTACCTCGTCAAACCGGTTGATCCGGGACAGCTCTATTCCAGTGTACGAAAGGCGCTGGAGATCCAGTCGCTTTCCAATGAGCTTTCCTCCCTGAAGGAATGTCTCTTCGACGACAGCCTCCGCAATCCCGAGGCGTTCGCAGCCATCGTCACACGCAGCGACAAGATGCACAAGGTTTTCCAGTATGTGGAGGTGGTGGCGAACTCACGGCAGCCCCTTCTGGTAACTGGGGAGACGGGTGTCGGCAAGGAACTTTTCGCCCGTGCGATACACACCCTCAGCGGCCGCCGTGGAGAATTCGTCTCCGTCAATGTGGCGGGGCTCGACGACAATATGTTCTCCGACGCCCTTTTCGGCCACAAGAGAGGAGCGTTCACCGGCGCCGATCAGCCCCGGGAGGGATTCATTGCACGGGCCGCAGGCGGAACGCTCTTCCTGGACGAGATCGGAGACATGAAGGAGCTCTCCCAGATCAAGCTTCTGCGGCTCCTCCAGGAGAACGAATACTACCCGGTCGGCTCCGACGTGCCGCGCAAGAGCGAGGCGCGCATTGTCTGCGCCACCAACCGCAACCTGCAGCAGGCGATCTCGGCGGGGGAGTTCCGCAATGACCTTTACTACCGGCTCTGCGCCCACCAGGTCCGCATCCCCCCTCTGCGGGAGCGCCGGGAGGATATTCCTTTTCTCCTCGACCACTTCCTTGCAGAGGCCGCGATGTCTTTCAACAAAAGGAAGCCGACCCCTCCACCGGAGCTGGTTACGCTTCTTTCGCTCCATCCCTTTCCCGGCAACGTCAGGGAGCTGCAGGCTCTGGTATTCGATGCGGTCGCCCGGCACGCCTCGGGAGTCCTCTCGATGGAGAGCTTCCGAAGCGCCCTGGGGGACGAACGCCCCCTGACAGCCGCTACCCCTTCCGAAGAAGACCCGCTCTACAATCTTTTCGGCCATTTCCCGACGATGAGGGAAATGGAGGATCACCTGATCCGGGAAGCCATGAAACGCGCCAACGGCAACCAGGGGATAGCGGCGTCACTCCTGGGTACGACCCGGCAGACGCTCAACAGGCGGCTCCAGTCGAAAGAAGAATCGTAG
- a CDS encoding ATP-binding protein: MVYKEDQPADEGTRERVSRSPLGVVLIITVSVFVAETFTMGLLKLLPDMDPPVSFIVDAMLLVLFLVPILRNFLFKPFQELVQRREVAEGALREYQRNLKKTIEERTERLTEVVSELKREIAARRETETALQKSEERFRQLFEQTEDAIILFKRGTCDVIDTNPVAENMYGYSRQEFFQRGPSCMVSRDEVARFCDLISGIAHEKPFQIDRMVHVRKDGNEIIVSMRGKIVTIQNVDLVYCTVRDITERTRLEEEAQLIQAKLIHTNKMTSLGVLVTSIAHEINNPNNFIKSNAQLISRAWGDIRKILDDYYRENGDFSMGGLPYSEMRDSSGDLLTGIADGSRRISEIIENLKDFARQDSSMMNVMTDLNRAVSLAVSILGSQIRRCTDHFSLNLADDLPQVRGSLQQLEQVVINLVINALQALPARSKGVSVSTSVKNGFVSLHVSDQGVGIPPEAGERIMEPFFTTKLGQGGTGLGLSISHSIIRDHGGTMSFESRPGEGTTFTVLLPAVFSTATESESMRSTVTEVTTHVS, encoded by the coding sequence ATGGTTTACAAGGAAGACCAGCCGGCGGATGAGGGGACAAGGGAGCGGGTATCCCGCTCTCCGCTCGGTGTTGTTTTGATCATCACCGTTTCGGTGTTCGTTGCCGAAACCTTCACAATGGGGCTACTCAAGCTCTTGCCCGACATGGACCCTCCGGTGTCCTTCATTGTCGACGCGATGCTTCTGGTCCTGTTTCTCGTGCCGATCCTTCGCAATTTTCTCTTTAAGCCGTTCCAGGAGCTGGTTCAGAGGCGAGAGGTCGCGGAAGGCGCTCTCCGGGAATACCAGCGCAACCTGAAAAAGACGATCGAAGAGCGTACGGAGCGGCTTACGGAGGTAGTCAGCGAACTGAAGAGGGAGATTGCGGCGCGGAGGGAGACGGAGACGGCCCTGCAGAAAAGCGAGGAAAGGTTCCGTCAGCTCTTCGAGCAGACGGAGGATGCAATCATACTCTTCAAACGGGGCACCTGCGATGTTATCGATACCAATCCGGTTGCAGAAAACATGTACGGCTACTCCCGGCAGGAGTTCTTCCAACGGGGTCCTTCCTGCATGGTGAGCCGGGATGAGGTCGCCAGGTTCTGCGACCTGATCAGCGGCATCGCCCACGAGAAGCCATTCCAGATCGACCGAATGGTGCATGTCCGCAAGGACGGCAACGAGATCATAGTCTCCATGCGCGGTAAGATCGTCACGATCCAGAACGTGGACCTGGTCTACTGCACGGTTCGCGACATCACCGAACGGACCCGCCTCGAGGAGGAAGCCCAACTCATCCAGGCAAAACTCATCCACACCAACAAGATGACTTCGCTGGGGGTCCTGGTTACCAGCATCGCCCATGAAATCAACAACCCGAACAACTTCATAAAGAGCAACGCTCAGCTCATTTCCAGAGCCTGGGGTGATATCAGGAAAATCCTCGACGACTACTACCGGGAGAACGGCGATTTTTCCATGGGGGGACTCCCCTATTCAGAGATGCGCGATTCATCCGGCGACCTTCTGACCGGGATAGCGGACGGCTCTCGCAGGATCAGCGAGATCATCGAGAACCTGAAGGACTTTGCCCGTCAGGACAGTAGCATGATGAACGTAATGACGGACCTGAACAGGGCCGTCTCCCTGGCTGTCTCCATTCTCGGCTCCCAGATCCGCAGATGTACTGACCACTTCAGCCTGAATCTTGCCGATGACCTCCCGCAGGTAAGGGGCAGCCTTCAGCAACTGGAGCAGGTCGTGATAAACCTCGTCATCAATGCGCTTCAGGCCCTCCCCGCGCGATCGAAGGGGGTCAGTGTCAGCACTTCGGTCAAGAACGGGTTCGTGTCGTTACACGTCAGCGACCAGGGCGTAGGAATTCCTCCGGAGGCAGGAGAGCGGATCATGGAGCCCTTCTTCACGACCAAACTGGGGCAGGGAGGTACGGGTCTGGGGCTCTCCATCTCCCATTCCATAATAAGGGACCACGGAGGCACCATGTCCTTCGAGTCGCGGCCGGGGGAGGGTACTACCTTCACCGTCCTTTTACCGGCTGTTTTCTCCACGGCTACGGAATCCGAATCCATGAGATCGACTGTTACGGAGGTCACAACGCATGTCAGCTGA
- a CDS encoding multicopper oxidase domain-containing protein, translating into MPVIPRDIDHPLNEASYDEMIRFWQHGVAQPTSVALLDPNNTKGFEPPPNLAAGQPPSPNDRRLTMLSANFRNNVLAPILDPAAPLPTPDSIPTPARTFELSNVAGGGVLPVPYPTKGGANTLEVWGFNASGGAGETWFPGTTIRVREGELVHSFLGPKFGSHTIHHHGVEPTPMNDGVGHATFLVGEGGYTYQWIAPEAGTYFYHCHKNTVLHFEMGMYGLLISDPDVPGAPFIDGGSGMVYRRDSLRSYQREVFWVIDDFDSRWHEDVIGMGHSVGIGTVGNEFLPIGGVPENSTVQLHRFDPDYFLVSGVIADPQSQAGGRQNVITNPSVSPTAQRGETLLFRVLNASYTSVTINFPAHLNPEVIAMDGRTLGRAPFVQYSNPFSMSSIGGRMTLSTAQRWDLLLNTNVPAGTYFVDIEYRHWVTQELLRTISIPVIIVS; encoded by the coding sequence ATGCCAGTAATACCGCGAGACATAGACCACCCTCTGAACGAGGCCAGCTACGACGAGATGATCCGCTTCTGGCAGCACGGCGTGGCCCAGCCGACCAGCGTTGCTCTTCTCGACCCGAACAACACGAAGGGGTTCGAGCCGCCGCCGAACCTGGCCGCCGGTCAGCCACCTTCTCCCAACGACCGCCGCCTCACCATGCTTAGCGCGAACTTCCGTAACAACGTCCTGGCTCCCATTCTCGACCCGGCCGCCCCGCTCCCTACGCCGGACAGCATCCCTACGCCGGCACGCACTTTCGAACTGAGCAATGTTGCTGGGGGAGGAGTGCTTCCTGTCCCGTATCCCACCAAAGGAGGCGCCAACACCCTCGAAGTCTGGGGATTCAACGCAAGCGGTGGTGCCGGCGAGACATGGTTCCCCGGCACCACCATTCGCGTCAGGGAGGGAGAACTGGTCCACTCCTTCCTGGGCCCCAAGTTCGGCAGCCATACCATCCATCATCACGGCGTCGAACCTACCCCCATGAACGACGGAGTCGGCCATGCCACCTTCCTGGTGGGAGAGGGGGGGTACACCTACCAATGGATTGCCCCGGAAGCCGGCACCTACTTCTATCACTGTCATAAAAACACGGTGCTCCACTTCGAGATGGGGATGTACGGCCTTCTCATTTCCGATCCCGATGTCCCCGGCGCCCCCTTCATCGACGGCGGCTCCGGCATGGTCTACCGCCGGGACAGCCTGAGGAGCTACCAGAGGGAGGTCTTCTGGGTGATCGATGATTTCGACAGCCGCTGGCATGAAGATGTCATCGGCATGGGGCATAGTGTCGGCATCGGCACCGTTGGAAACGAGTTCCTCCCAATCGGAGGGGTCCCCGAGAACTCGACGGTCCAGCTCCACCGTTTCGACCCGGACTATTTCCTCGTCTCAGGCGTGATTGCCGATCCCCAGAGCCAGGCCGGCGGCCGCCAGAACGTGATCACGAATCCATCCGTATCGCCGACCGCCCAGCGGGGGGAGACGCTCCTCTTCAGGGTCCTCAACGCCTCCTACACCTCGGTGACCATCAACTTTCCGGCGCACTTGAACCCGGAGGTGATCGCGATGGACGGCCGCACCTTGGGGCGGGCGCCCTTCGTCCAGTATTCGAACCCGTTCAGCATGTCGAGCATTGGGGGGCGGATGACCCTCTCCACCGCCCAGCGCTGGGATCTGCTTCTAAACACGAACGTTCCGGCGGGGACATACTTCGTCGATATCGAATACCGGCACTGGGTAACTCAGGAACTGCTGCGGACCATTTCCATCCCAGTAATCATCGTCAGCTGA
- a CDS encoding Ig-like domain-containing protein, which yields MAELTKKLLLALLIVAGGAHDAFALLGAVSGKPTAGTPNQLTEVLPGGNPADVATSLAHGFPIWYRDENGVKLELCLDKPAAGGNGIVIPCLTAEPFTNFPISFPANFGSEAFWWNATGVATFTSLDNGTSVPGGDMLVVMALEASFGNLLGTPEENQQVAFGRIRLRANVPVAGTYQLTHPYGTRDFVVPGVSAGREINQTQDLGIINPLDFTVALSDGPPPPAPPAPTPPSTDAQVVNADGLSVGPFLVPAVTPYNPVTRIGGPLTLGGATYIGEPGGAVHVEQALTAAPDAAPFGHSVTLTLLNPPAGFVLNSATGNQTVTISNFQVMGKRFNDGPNLRPTARPDSATTAMNRAVTIDAVLNDLDPVTGANVHGINRQALGLVAAGGEILRTTPVATANGGTVQRTTNLVTGKATFTYTPAAGFTGEDSFSYVVQDTGGLISEPVQVTVLVENLSASKAEFRPRTGTWRIEGTSSDTTSNLITIHGGPRAVLSGPTAAGGGIGLRVTDTEIAYRLTAEPLPSTVASIDIRLDTADGPAIFNLYDRDFDGAVTFPREGTLTTFNLQPRPNDGVSTFSDAVARILAGSAFLTVRTTARPTGTGEMSGRISRPVIGTAAVRPGGRWAFRGKSTASPGPFASVSITSSNGISAPTLPVRMR from the coding sequence ATGGCTGAACTGACTAAAAAACTTCTCCTTGCCCTACTGATCGTAGCAGGGGGGGCTCATGATGCCTTCGCGCTGCTGGGGGCGGTTTCCGGAAAGCCGACAGCCGGCACACCGAACCAGCTCACTGAAGTACTTCCGGGAGGAAATCCGGCAGATGTCGCCACGAGCCTGGCCCACGGCTTCCCCATCTGGTATCGCGACGAAAATGGCGTGAAGCTTGAACTCTGCCTGGACAAGCCGGCCGCGGGTGGTAACGGTATTGTCATCCCATGCCTCACGGCGGAGCCATTCACCAACTTCCCGATTTCCTTCCCTGCAAACTTCGGCTCGGAAGCCTTCTGGTGGAACGCTACGGGGGTGGCGACCTTTACTAGCCTTGACAACGGTACCTCGGTTCCGGGAGGCGACATGCTCGTCGTCATGGCCCTGGAGGCCTCCTTCGGAAATCTGCTGGGGACCCCGGAAGAGAACCAGCAGGTCGCTTTCGGCCGCATAAGGCTGCGGGCCAACGTTCCGGTAGCAGGCACCTACCAACTTACCCATCCCTACGGCACCCGTGATTTTGTAGTTCCGGGCGTGTCCGCAGGGCGGGAGATAAACCAGACCCAGGACCTGGGCATCATAAATCCCCTCGACTTTACGGTAGCCCTCTCCGACGGCCCCCCCCCACCGGCACCCCCCGCGCCGACTCCCCCTTCCACCGATGCGCAGGTCGTCAATGCGGACGGGCTCAGTGTCGGCCCCTTCCTGGTTCCCGCTGTGACTCCCTACAATCCGGTAACCCGTATCGGGGGTCCTTTGACTCTGGGGGGAGCGACCTATATCGGGGAACCGGGCGGGGCGGTGCATGTGGAGCAGGCACTTACCGCGGCTCCGGACGCGGCTCCTTTCGGGCATTCGGTTACACTCACGCTCCTCAATCCCCCCGCGGGCTTCGTACTGAACTCGGCCACCGGCAACCAGACGGTCACCATCAGCAACTTTCAGGTGATGGGGAAGCGTTTCAACGACGGACCCAACCTTCGGCCCACCGCCCGGCCCGACTCGGCTACCACCGCAATGAACCGCGCCGTCACCATCGATGCCGTGCTCAACGATCTCGATCCCGTCACCGGCGCCAACGTGCACGGAATCAACCGGCAAGCTCTGGGGCTCGTCGCCGCGGGGGGCGAAATCCTCCGCACCACTCCCGTCGCCACCGCCAACGGCGGAACCGTGCAGCGAACCACCAATCTGGTGACCGGCAAGGCAACCTTCACCTACACGCCGGCTGCCGGTTTCACCGGGGAAGACAGCTTCAGCTACGTCGTGCAGGACACAGGCGGCCTGATCTCGGAGCCGGTGCAGGTAACCGTACTGGTGGAGAACCTCTCCGCCAGCAAGGCCGAATTCAGGCCGAGGACAGGTACCTGGAGGATAGAGGGGACGAGCTCCGATACAACCTCGAATCTCATCACCATCCATGGCGGTCCGCGCGCCGTTCTCTCCGGGCCCACCGCGGCCGGAGGAGGGATAGGCCTGCGCGTCACCGATACCGAAATTGCATATCGCCTGACGGCGGAGCCGCTCCCTTCGACTGTGGCGAGCATCGATATCCGCCTCGACACCGCCGACGGTCCCGCAATCTTCAACCTCTATGACAGGGATTTCGACGGCGCGGTTACCTTTCCCCGGGAGGGGACCCTGACAACCTTCAACTTGCAGCCGCGCCCGAACGACGGTGTCAGCACCTTCTCCGATGCAGTGGCCAGGATACTGGCCGGAAGCGCCTTCCTGACCGTAAGGACAACCGCCCGCCCCACCGGCACCGGTGAGATGAGCGGAAGGATCAGCCGTCCCGTCATCGGTACGGCAGCCGTTAGGCCGGGAGGAAGATGGGCCTTCCGCGGCAAGTCCACCGCAAGCCCCGGCCCCTTCGCCTCGGTGAGCATTACGTCCTCCAACGGCATCAGCGCGCCCACCCTGCCTGTGCGGATGCGGTAA
- a CDS encoding dockerin type I repeat-containing protein gives MKRIRQSCIKAALVSLIAAAAAPAHAELKAMGPVNPANGFPVWYQDTNSLSLDLCLDPLDAFCLQPIPVPNPAQPVSFPGNFPDEGFWWTGDASVNLATGGTADLVLALEAAFGNGAPAVGDQISFGRIRISIDDPPVPGTYRFIHPYGVREVTVGAGERIFDTRDIGATGQQFTGVLDPAQNDTEQVTTVDMYRFGPYLRWTDPDFPVTDPASGKRYVGNPNIPHAVTGSPFNTNFFRVEGPAGSNIGGPGVDFVQTSLFTVSGRLIGLGVEPFPAAAMTAVVGTPVLQEVTMTNITGSTVAFTGQNALAITGSPDFTIVPGVTDTCSGQTLQVPPATPSSCSFQVSFNPAASTVAARSAVLTITPDDTATAPPVSVTLAGTARFALTTSTAASATPAGSRVAGTVSPAGTVNVDAGGSQTYTFTPEAGYFPRVLVDGVLQTVTDNTVTFGNLGASHTVDVKFVRNGDVVEDGTINMSDAIKALRIAVGLDTPTNDERIAADVGPLVAGRPKADGAVRANDVLLILRRVVNLDPIW, from the coding sequence ATGAAGCGGATACGTCAATCATGCATCAAAGCCGCGCTGGTCAGTCTCATTGCGGCTGCCGCCGCACCGGCCCATGCCGAACTGAAGGCCATGGGACCGGTCAATCCCGCCAACGGTTTCCCGGTCTGGTACCAGGATACCAACAGCCTGTCGTTGGACCTCTGTCTCGATCCTCTCGACGCTTTCTGCCTGCAGCCGATCCCCGTGCCGAACCCTGCCCAGCCGGTTTCCTTTCCCGGCAATTTCCCGGACGAGGGGTTCTGGTGGACAGGGGACGCCAGCGTAAATCTGGCGACCGGGGGGACGGCCGATCTCGTCCTTGCACTGGAGGCGGCGTTCGGCAACGGTGCGCCGGCAGTGGGCGACCAGATCAGTTTCGGCCGCATCAGGATCAGCATCGACGACCCGCCCGTCCCGGGGACATACCGGTTCATACACCCTTACGGCGTGCGCGAGGTAACCGTCGGTGCCGGAGAAAGGATATTCGATACCCGGGATATCGGGGCGACGGGGCAGCAGTTCACGGGTGTCCTGGACCCGGCGCAAAACGACACGGAGCAGGTTACGACGGTGGACATGTACCGCTTCGGACCATACCTGCGGTGGACCGACCCTGATTTTCCGGTCACTGACCCTGCTTCGGGCAAGCGCTATGTCGGTAATCCCAACATCCCCCATGCGGTGACAGGCAGTCCCTTCAACACTAACTTCTTCCGTGTGGAGGGGCCTGCCGGGTCGAACATCGGCGGCCCTGGTGTCGACTTCGTGCAGACATCGCTCTTTACCGTGTCGGGCCGGCTCATCGGGCTCGGAGTGGAGCCCTTTCCCGCCGCTGCAATGACGGCGGTGGTCGGGACCCCGGTGCTTCAGGAGGTGACGATGACGAATATAACCGGCAGCACCGTAGCCTTCACCGGGCAGAATGCTCTCGCCATCACCGGATCCCCCGACTTCACCATCGTCCCCGGGGTGACCGATACCTGTTCCGGGCAGACGCTCCAGGTGCCTCCTGCAACTCCATCCAGCTGCTCCTTCCAGGTCTCGTTCAATCCGGCTGCCTCCACCGTTGCCGCACGGAGTGCAGTCCTCACCATTACCCCCGACGATACGGCGACCGCTCCCCCCGTTTCCGTCACCCTGGCGGGCACAGCACGGTTCGCCCTCACCACCTCCACTGCAGCCAGTGCAACCCCTGCCGGCAGCCGCGTCGCCGGCACCGTCTCACCGGCGGGTACGGTGAACGTCGACGCCGGTGGAAGCCAGACGTATACCTTCACTCCCGAGGCCGGCTATTTTCCGCGGGTCCTGGTGGACGGGGTATTGCAGACGGTGACGGACAATACCGTCACGTTCGGCAACCTGGGCGCGAGCCACACCGTCGATGTCAAGTTCGTCCGCAACGGTGACGTGGTGGAAGACGGAACGATAAACATGAGCGACGCGATCAAGGCGCTCCGGATCGCGGTGGGGCTCGATACCCCTACCAATGACGAGAGAATCGCCGCCGACGTGGGCCCCCTCGTCGCGGGGAGACCGAAAGCCGACGGCGCCGTGCGGGCGAACGATGTGCTCCTCATCCTGCGGCGGGTAGTCAATCTTGATCCTATCTGGTGA
- a CDS encoding multicopper oxidase domain-containing protein, translating into MTMSRRDFLKLSSAGLAAVAVGTAGTHFFWRGGEAIAAAPMVDLEIVEAFHEMTDKVQIPVWAFKMAGDVPRVPGMMIAAVEGDEVEIRVTNRHSITHGFSIPGVVTATISPGATTTIRFNAPSAGTYLYFDHLNAPVNRVMGLHGALVTVPRIPFTPYSQPTSNVTRLFRDFGTTDHFPGNPWDPARSWIWLVNSYDPVKNNLASLSPNLSAAAFTGGYVPQYFTISGKSGFFASHDPHIAVSGHIGQPAIVRCLNAGLVWHSMHLHGNHVYVLTESNFSAGTRTIQQNIVVVDVWSLPPMIGRDVIIPFIKPPDIPQDTWTRMLAGASDEIFPLDFPMHCHAEPSQTAAGGNYPNGLLTHFMIEGPTNPADAVIQVTKAELRLKFGKLSLRGVTSLPAGSTLEIHAGSTIAPQSQPVGTAIVQGGGAWSFSGRALRALATRSVSITAANGGDPQRLDIRPTIR; encoded by the coding sequence ATGACAATGTCGCGACGTGATTTTCTGAAACTCAGCTCCGCCGGGCTTGCCGCCGTCGCCGTCGGAACCGCCGGCACACACTTTTTCTGGCGGGGTGGGGAAGCCATAGCCGCGGCGCCCATGGTGGACCTGGAGATAGTGGAGGCGTTTCATGAGATGACAGACAAGGTGCAGATTCCGGTCTGGGCCTTCAAGATGGCCGGAGACGTGCCGCGGGTTCCGGGTATGATGATTGCCGCCGTGGAGGGGGATGAGGTCGAGATCAGGGTGACCAACCGCCACAGCATAACCCATGGGTTCAGCATTCCCGGCGTAGTTACGGCCACCATCTCTCCCGGAGCAACCACGACCATCCGTTTCAACGCGCCCTCCGCCGGCACCTACCTCTATTTCGACCACCTCAACGCACCGGTGAACCGGGTAATGGGGCTGCACGGTGCTCTGGTCACCGTGCCGAGGATACCCTTTACACCTTATTCGCAGCCCACCAGCAACGTAACCAGGCTATTCCGTGATTTCGGTACGACGGACCATTTCCCCGGCAATCCCTGGGACCCGGCCCGATCCTGGATCTGGCTCGTCAACAGCTATGACCCGGTGAAGAACAATCTGGCATCTCTTTCGCCCAACCTCAGCGCTGCGGCGTTCACCGGCGGGTATGTTCCCCAATATTTCACCATCAGCGGGAAGAGCGGTTTCTTCGCGTCCCACGATCCTCACATTGCCGTCTCCGGCCACATCGGGCAGCCGGCAATCGTCCGCTGCCTCAATGCCGGATTGGTATGGCACTCCATGCACCTGCACGGAAACCATGTGTACGTCCTGACCGAGAGCAACTTCAGCGCCGGGACCCGTACTATCCAGCAGAACATAGTAGTTGTCGATGTGTGGAGCCTGCCGCCGATGATCGGGCGGGACGTGATCATTCCGTTCATCAAACCCCCCGACATCCCCCAGGACACATGGACGAGGATGTTGGCCGGCGCAAGCGACGAGATATTCCCCCTCGACTTCCCCATGCACTGCCACGCAGAGCCGTCCCAGACTGCGGCCGGGGGGAACTATCCCAACGGGCTGCTGACACACTTCATGATCGAGGGACCCACCAATCCGGCAGATGCGGTGATTCAGGTGACCAAGGCGGAGCTGCGGCTGAAGTTCGGGAAGCTTTCTCTCAGGGGAGTCACATCCCTTCCCGCCGGCTCTACCCTCGAAATCCACGCGGGTTCTACCATAGCTCCCCAGAGCCAGCCGGTGGGGACGGCCATAGTTCAGGGTGGGGGAGCCTGGTCCTTCAGCGGCAGGGCACTTCGGGCTCTCGCCACTCGCTCGGTGAGCATCACCGCCGCGAACGGAGGAGACCCGCAGCGGCTGGACATAAGGCCGACCATCAGGTGA